CGTATACAGCGACTTATGAGGCTGATGGGCATACAGGCTGTCGGACCAAAACCGGGCACAAGCCTGAGAAACAAAGAGCATAAGGTTTACCCGTACTTGTTGAACGGCGTTGATATTGTGAGACCCAATCAGGTCTGGAGTACTGATATTACGTACTGCCCGATGCCTCAGGGGTTTATGTATCTGGTTGCCATTATTGACTGGTACAGCCGTTACGTGGTCAGCTGGGAGCTGTCGAACACACTGGATGCAGACTTCTGTATTCATGCGCTGGGTCGAGCTTTGGAACAAGGTGAACCTGATATATTCAACACTGACCAAGGGTGTCAGTTTACCAGTAATGATTTTCTGGCACCTCTTCAGGAACGGGAAATACGTATCAGCATGGACGGGAAAGGGCGAGCACTGGATAACATTTTTGTCGAGAGGCTGTGGCGCTCCGTCAAACATGAATGGCTGTACACGCATGAATTTCAGACTGTTCCAGAGCTTTATACTGGGCTGGATGAATACTTTGAGTTTTACAACACTGAACGATTACACCAGTCGTTGAGTTATAAAACGCCTAAGGCAATTCACTTTGCATGAGGGCTTTGGACCACTGCCAGGACTTAACTTAAATTTGTTGGTTTACTGTCTTGACAGTGGGGTCCACCATAGACTGAGTGGCTCCAGCCCCCAGTCATCGAGAATCAGCAGGTCAACTTTTGCCAGCTGTTTCAGTTGCTTGCTGTAACTGCCGTCACCATGGGCAATGGTCATTGCTTCCAGCAGTCTTGATGTCCGGAAGTAACGAACGCTAAGCCCTCGCATACATGCACTATGTCCAAAGGCACAGCTCAACCAGCTTTTTCCTGTTCCGCATGGACCGGTTATCAGGAGATTCTGCTTTCGCCTGAGCCAGTCACAGGTGACGAGTGTTGCCATCTGTGATTTGGTTATGCCTCGTGGCTGTTCATAATCAATGTCTTCCAATGTGGCAGACAGCTTGAATCGGGCAACCTTGAGCAGCCGTGCCAGCCTCTTGTTGCTGCGGTCAGCATCTTCCTGATCAACAAGCAGTGCCAGTCGCTCTTCAAAGCTGAGACCTTCATAAGTGCCGGGCTGTTCTTGTTGCAGAGAAAGAGCTTCCGCCATGCCACTGAGTCGCAGGCTGTGTAAACGGGTCATCGTTTGGTTAATCATGTTCTGTACCTCACTGGAAGAAGCCTGCGCCACGGATGTTTTCGTGACTGCGTGTCACTCGCTCATTGTCGTTTTCCTGTGGCAATTCAATGGGTACTTTGTCCAGCCCGGATTGCAGGATGGACTTCACACTGGCTACCCGACGCCCTCCGGTTTTGATGGCTCGGTCACACGCAGCATTTAACCGCTGATGTCCGTACTCGCGCTCAAGGTTTAACAGCCCGAGGCATGCCCGATAAGCTTGTTCCTGATGTTGTTTGCCATCCAGCAACTGCCGGGTAAACATTAAAACGTCTGGTCCCAGCTTTTGCGCCCACTGTAACAGCCGTCCCGGTGTCCACTGTTGCTGTTTCTGGTGGCGTTTAGGCATATGCTCCGGTTTGGTGGTGAAGCTTCCGGCGGCGTATTGCCGAACATGGCTTGTGACTGATTTGCCTTTGTAGAAGATCTGGACAGTGTGATGGCTGCCACGGATTTCTACCTGCTCCCTGACCAGCTGATGGGGCACGGAGTAATAATGACCACTGAATTGCACGTGGTAATCAATGTTGACTCTGGCCATCTTGAACTCCAGGTGCTCGTAGGGCTGTCTGGGCAGAGGCGACAGAGCAGGCTTGTCCAACTCGTCAAACTGACTACGACGGCAACCGGGTAGCTGCTTAAAGGGTCGATTATTCAGGTCTTCCAGCAGGCGTCTTATTTCCCAGTTCAGCTCTGACAGTGAGAAGAACGTCGTATGGCGCAGGCGCATTAGCACCCAGCGTTCGACCAGTTGCACACCGACCTCGGCTTTTGCCTTATCTTTTGGCTTGTAGGGGCGTGCAGGCAAGACAGAGCATCCAAAGTGTTCAGCCATGTGCTGATAACTGCGATTGATCTCCGGGTCATAGCGACACGCTTTGGTCACGGCACTTCGCAAGTTGTCCGGTACCAGCATCTCAGGCACACCGCCGAAGAACTGGAAAGCCCGAACCTGGGAGCCAATAAAGTCTACAGAGCCCTGCGTCCAGGTGGCTTCCGCAAAGGTGTAGTTAGATGCTCCCAGCACCGCTACAAAGATTTGAGCAAGTGCCGATTCACCGGTTTCTTTGCTGACAACCGGAACCGTCAACCCGGCGTAATCTACAAACAGCTTTTCACCCGCTTTATGCTGTTGCCGCATGGAGCGCTTCTGCTTCTTGCACCACTCGTTATAGCGGTGGCAGAACTGGGTATGGCTGTAGGCATTGTGGGGATATACCTCACAATACTCTTCCCAGAGCAACTGCTTGGTCATGCCTTTGTGCTTAAGACTGCTGTGCATCTCAGCCCAGTCGGGTTCAATAAAGCCCTGTTGCTTACGGTTTGGTGTCTCAGGTGATAAGCGATTTATGAGTGCAGAGTCGTCCATAGCATCGGGCAAAGGCCAGGGCAGACCGGATTTTTCAAACAATGTCAGATATTTGCTGACGGCTCCGGTGCTAACTCTGACACTGGCAGATATCTGCCGGGTGGACAAACCACAATTGTGACGGAGTCGAAGGATTTCCCGAATTTTTCGCATTGATAACCTCTTTTCCTTAGGCATTGCCGTTCTCCCTGTTTCAGTGGAATTAGGAAAAGCGGCACAAGTTTAATGAAATCAATGCTTAAGGAGGAGGTTTTGGTTCTTTCCGGAGACGATTCCGGTGTCGTGAACACGTATTCCGGCTTCGTGAACGGTGATTCCGGAAATTCGTAAAAAGTGTTCACGATTAAGCGGAATAGGTGTTCACGGTTTTGCGGAATGAGCGTTCACAATAAACCGGAGTGGGTGTTCACGGGAGGCCGGAATATGCAACTACAGCGATTCTACTGTCGAGCTTGCTCAAAGAGCTTTCAAAAGGACTTCATCTACAAGGCTAACTTGCCTGGTACCCATGAACGGATCATCGAGATGGCTATGAATGGTTCTGGTGTTCGTGACACAGGCAGAGTCCTCGGTGTTAGTCCAACGACTGTCACCAACCACTTAAAAAACTGTCGCCTAAACAAGTAACAGATTTGCCCTTCGAGAATGCCAAGGTTCAGCTACTCTGCCAGATGGATGAGCAATGGAGCTTTGTTGGGAGCAAGAAAAATCAGCGCTGGTTATTCTATGCTTGGGAGCCACGCTTCAAGCGAGTGATAGCTCATGCCTTTGGCAGAAGGGTTGCATCTACGTTAAAGAAACTCCTGCAGTTGCTTAAGCCATACAGCTTTAGTTACTTCTGCACAGATGACTGGAAGCCGTATAAACGGTATCTTCCGGAAGGTATTCATGTAGCCAGCAAACGTTTTACCCAAGGGATAGAGAGGAACAATCTCACTTTGAGGATTAGATTGAAGAGACTGGCGAGGCGAACAATCTGCTTCTCACGGTCAGAAGAACTGCACGATAAAGTAATTGGTGAATTCATCTCAAGAAATTACTATCAACGTATTTAGTACGCCACCAGAAAAAGCCATTGCCGGAACAATAGTTAACAAAGTCAGAAATGAACGCTTAAAATTCACCTGAATTACCTTTAGTTATTATTGAAAAATAAAGTCTTGAAATTTGCTTCAAGGCTTTAGAATTGAGGCAAGAGATTATGAGTAATAATTATATTCCCAGATCACTAAATGGATATATACATAATATGCCTTTTAGTGAGTCTGAGAATAAAATTCAGTTTTAGTCTGTTGTTATGAAATTTCCCAATTAGAAGTAGTAGTTAAATCGGGTACGGAATGCAGTTGTTTCCTCATCGTTGTTCTTAACACCGTAAGCGTTGTCGGTCTTGGAGTGAGACAGTGCAAAAGTCACTTCTGCATTATCAAAGTTCAAAACAGGTACAGTGTATGCAGTGTATAATACGTAGGATTTTGTATCTTCCTTACCTTTGTCAATGTGTTTGTTTTTGGCAAAAGATCCGCCTAAGCCGAAACGACCATACTCAATGTTACTGTTGAATGTTTCTGCTTTCCAAAGCTCTTTGGCATCTTGATGCGCAAAGCTGTTATGCCAGATTAAATCACCAAAGTTCAGTGTTGCAGTTGCGGCCAGACCATAGCGATTAGCCAAATCATACCTTCTGTTGTTATTCGAATCGGCTATAGTAACAGAGTCATTGTTTAGTTCGGCTTCACCACCAAAGCTCACACTAAGGAAACCTGTGTCACTGAGGTAGTTGATAACAGGACGAACCATAAAACTGTTATTTTTAGAGGTGATTCTGTTTTTATCATCCAGATAAATGTCTGAACCACTTAACACTTCAAGGGTATCGCCATAAACCGTTGATACCTCGGCCGTCCAATTGCTCATCTTGGTGGCTATACGCGCCTGACCAGCCTTGCCACTCCGTCCGCGAGCTTCTTTCGCCATGTAATAATAGACACCTTGACCGATTCCATCGCTGCCTGCTGCATAAAACACTGCTACGTCCTTACCCAGTGGGAACAGATCCATTGCTTCGTAGCGGCCAATTTGGAACATCCAGCTATCTTGGACCCCGAATGCAAAATAGGTATCGTCCATCTCTAATTGACCGTTTGTCTTCAATAAAGAATCCGCACGGGCGGTCACGAATGATCCGTCATCTCTGGTGTTTCTCCAGTCAGTGCGCAACAAGAATCTGGAGTCATCACCAATTTGAGTATTAGTTAAGCCTCGGTTATCACGAGTTGGAAGTGTCGTACCATTTACACCATTTTTGTTGCTAAATACATCAAAATTGATCTCCATATCACCGCCAATGAAAAAATTACCATCGGGTGAAGTCCAGCCTTTATAGTCCTCAATAGGCGTCCATTCAGCTACGGCCATTGTGGATGCACTCATTACGGCGATTGCGAGAAGCGTCTTTTTCATTTTTTATCCTTGTGTTGTATATAATATTTAAATAGTTTTATTTAATTAGGCTTCGGAGGCATTACTTCCGAAACCAGAGCCACACATTCTAAAATTCAGGATTTAAGAGATTCTTATCCGTCAGTTGTAGTATTTATAAGCCTGACTACTAATAATTCGAAGATGTATTAAACAGGTGTAGTTAGGCTTGAATCTCTGTGGGTCTTATTCCCCGCCGCTTGCGGCGAAATACTCACAGAACTAACTTCATACCCCGCCCCTTGGGGCGGGGTAGTTGTTTGTATCAGGCCTCCATTGCTCGAATTTGTTTCAATTTATCTGCTGTTTCGGCAATAGTCTGGCTGTTCATTTTGAATTGAGAAACAACCAGCGCTGTTAGCATAAAGCCGATGGCAGGAACCAGTGAGAAGACTGTCAGAATACCGTTGATGGCTTCAGGTGTTTGTTCCACACCACCACTCATATAGCCGTAACTTCCCAGTAAGCCCATCGCAATAGCTCCACCAACTGACAAACCAACTTTCAGAGAGAAGATGGTGAATGAAACAGCCAGTCCATCAATGCGACGACGGAACTTCACTTCACCATAGTCAGTAGCATCAGCAGTAAAGGTGAACCAGATTGGCGCAATCATCTGATTAAAGAAGCCAACAAAGAACTGGATTGCCATGATAACCGCTATGTTGTTGTTACCTGCGATGTATGAAACGGCTGACATGGCGGCACACGCAAACAGAAGGGCAATGTAAGCTTGTTTCTTACACATTCTTTCTAATACTTTAGTGGCCATTTGGGCGCCAATCATGCCACCTACCATCCACAAAGACATGAACAGAGAGACCATGGCTGCAGCATTTTCAACATACATAGTGATGTAGAACATCTGCGTCGTGTTCTTGATCGTTTGAGTGGTCACCATCACAAAAGTAGCAAGCGATAACCAACGGAATTGGTCGTTTTTCCAGATCAGCGACAGGTCTGAAAGTATGCTGGTTTTTTCTGTCTTGACTGGCTTAACACGCTCTTTTGTTGTTGAGAAACAGATGAGGAACAGTACAACCGAAAGAACTGCCATAATCATCATGGCATAGCGGTAGCCGTCAGCAGGGCTATCACCCAATATTTCTGTCATAGGCAGTACGATTGAGGTAATGACCAGACCGCCACCGGTTGCAAACATAAAGCGAGTAGCATTGATGGAAGCCCGCTCTTCCGGATTGCTTGTCATTACACCTGTCATGGCACCGTAAGGAATATTGGTGGCAGTGAACAACACCATCAATACGGAATAAGTGACGTAAGCGTAAATAACTTTAGCCTGAGCCCCCATGTCTGGCACAGTAAACACTAGAACACTAGCAATGGCATAAGGCACACAGAGAATCAGAAGGTAAGGACGGTATTTGCCCCATCGGGTTTCGGTTCTGTCAACCAGGGCACCCATAAGAGGGTCAGTGATGGCATCAACAATCCGGACAAACAGAAAAATACCTGCCACTGTTGCTGCACTTAGTCCGTAAATTTCGGTGTAATAAAAACCTAATAAAAGCAGTACAGATTGATAAACAAAATTACCAGCGGTATCGCCTAAACTGTAACCAATTTTTTCTTTTAAACTAACGACAGGTTTATACCCTGCCGCACTGGTTTGACCAGCAGATAATGTTTGTTCCATGACCCTTCCCCTTTGATTGTACTTTTTGAAAAGTCTATTTTTTTGTGATCAATGAATAACTGCAGAGAACTGCCAGTTATTCATTGTTTTTAATGAAATTAATGAGCCTGCAGTCCGTCCCAATCAGGTAGAGGCTTTAATTTTGCCGTTGGCAATGTTTGATACCAGAATGAAACCGTAGCGATATCGTCTTGTCTTGGCAGATATTTACGGTCAGGAACGTGATCAAACTTTTTGGCATTAAAGTTTTTCCAACCAAGATCTTGCACAGTCACTTTCAGTTTTGATTTAAAGCGAATCGGATCTTGAATATGCCAGCGATACATTGAAAATCTTGGTTGGGATTTGTATAAGCTGTCTGGCTCAATTACCTGTGCCATTCCACCATAGGGTGAGTTATAAGCGGCGTATTTGTCGTCTACCTCCCAGTTAAATGCTCCAAGGAAATAATCTTCTGTACCTGTACCGCAAATGGTAGGGTAGTCGTCATCTTCATCAATATAGAATTTAACTTCACCTTCACCCCACCAACCGCCAGCGCCATTTAAGCCAACGCACATTGCTGTACCAATATAATGACCTTCTCCCTCAATGCCATCAATAATGGTATGAACGCCTTTAAACGGCACCGGGTTAGTTCGACGGAAGCTGGCATGGAAGTAAGCGCAGTTCTCAGGGATATCAGTTAATTGATAATTGATTTGGTAATAGAGGCAACGCTCAAATTCTCCAATATTTTCAATGGTCATGTAGCAGCGCTCACGGAATGGCATGCTCCAGAAACAATTGAATGCATTTTTCGGTAATACACTAACTGGCAGGGATACTAATGGCTGAAAAGGTCCTCCTACTAATTCATCAATATTGTCACACCAGCCGTAAGCAAAGAAATCAGGAAAGGGGACTTCTACAGAGGGGAGCTCCTGATTATCCCAGTAAATGCGAATAATTAACTCACGAGAAACCATGCCGGTTATCCACATACTCTGGATATTACCCATATCCTTAATATCTGCGATAACCGCTGTCTCACCGGGCTTTATATTAATAGCCGGATTAACCTTCCAGCCTTCTCCCAGTTCACTGGCTTGCCTTTCTGCAAAGCCAGTTGTACCCATTCCACCTTTGCCTGGCTCTCCAGTCGGATTTTCAGCGGTGATGCTTCTTGAGCGCGCATCAGAAAGCAGACTAAGATTGCTAAGCGACATATTCAGTCCATCAAATCCAGATGGGTGGTTAGTAGTCATAACTCAATCAGACTCCTTAAGTTATTTACTGATCAATATTATGGTTTGTTAGCTAATACGAGTTAGCTATATGCTAAGTAAATATCCTTTACAGGGTTATGACACAGGTCAACAAATAGGAACGCATGCCATCAATTTTTGATGCTAAAAGATCATCAGCAAGGGCTATGTTCCATTTTCGGGTTGAAAACGGCATAGGCATATAATCTTATTGGTCAGTCGGTCAATATCTAACGGTATGCTTTCTGTTAAAGCTCTCCGCCAACCTAGGTAGTGCCTGTCAGAAAACCTCTGAAAAATGGCAGTCGTTCCTGGCCGACAGAAGTTGATAACGGCTGGATTTCAGTTACCAGACGAACAAAGGATGTTTTTTGTACTGCGCTGCTCAAAATACAACCTGATTCGACTATCTACGAGCACAGTAATCTCTCATGCTTGGCATGATCAAAAGTAAACTGACGGGAGCCTGACTGAAAGGCTACTGACGATCTCTGGTCAGCAGAATTTTACCCAACCGCTTCAGGTTGCTGGCGACAACAGCCAGTGCGACATACCGCTCAAAGCCTTCTATCCCTTTATCCGGGCATTTGTCGAGACCATTCGCTTCCAGTGCGTTGATATCGGATTCAACGGCTGAGTGCTTCCTTCTTGCCCGGATAAATTCCGGGTGGCATTCCCGTTTTTTGTCATTGGCTGACAGCCTGCCTTTCTTGGGAAGAACTGAATGCTCCAGAAGAACTTCCAGCTTTTCAAGATTGCCCGGACTCCAGAAGCCTTTGTCGTAGCTCACCTGGCTTAATGTCGGGAACCGCTTTTTGGCAGCCTCAGCCATAGGTACTGTAACCTGGTCGTCTGTTTGTTTTTGCATGACCTGATGATGCAAAGTAAAACCGAACTGATCCTGCAACACGCAGACCCGTAACCCCAGTTCAACCGGAGTTCCGGCTTTGCCTTTGCTGATCCATTCTGTATGAGGCTCAAAGATTGAGAACACCTTCTCATTATGGGGAATCTGCTCATGTTCTTCACCCGTCGGTAAATCAGGTTTATCTGGTGACGACTGTGGGCTATGTGATATTTGAGGTTTTCCAGCCTTGGCTCATCCGGTTGCTTTTTCACCAGCAAGGACAAGGTCGTTTCAGCTCTGCGGACAATTGAAAGGCTGTACTTTATGTACTCGAGATGAGCCATCTCAATATCGTGCTGCCGCTGCTGCTGTTTCAGTTCACAGGTCGCACTGGAATGCTTCAGGTTTCGAGCCTTGTTGTAGCGCTTGCGATGCTGATCTTTGAGGTATTTGCGCTGACGCCAGCCCGGAAGCTGGTACTGATTGGCAAGAGCTGACGCAAACTCAATACTCTTACGGCAAGCGTCGCTCAGAAGGCTGATATCCGTGGGGAAATGGACATCGGTTTTGACTACGAACGAATCGGTACGGCCATGTAGCGGCTCATCTTTTTTTTAACCAGCTGGTGACCTGCATCCACCGTGACCTGGTTAATCTGATCCAGTATCTCCGGTGTGAAGAGGCTGATGTTGTCCTGTAATGTTTGTATGTGGTAGGTGTGGGTACAATAGGGACCATGCCCGAGCATTTTCCGTAATGTCCCATGTTCATTAGCCAACTCTTGCAGGCGGTCGTAGTCACAATTAGTGACAAGGCGCAGAGTGCCAAAGACCAGAATGTTCCAGAGGTCCATACCAGGACGACCATTGTGCCGACTGGCAGGAATTATGTTCTCAAGCACCTGAAAAACCCTGTGTC
Above is a window of Endozoicomonas montiporae CL-33 DNA encoding:
- a CDS encoding IS3 family transposase (programmed frameshift), with translation MTAKRKRHKPEFKAQVALEAYKGEKTINQLASEHEVAAVQVSQWKRQLLQGVPEVFGRARPEVDPDALTAPLYQEIGRLKMELDWLKKKSLAMSIDDKRRCIDPDHSKISIQRQCELVGLSRSSWYYQASPALESPENLNLMRLIDEQYTRTPFYGSRKITAWLNEQGFPVNRKRIQRLMRLMGIQAVGPKPGTSLRNKEHKVYPYLLNGVDIVRPNQVWSTDITYCPMPQGFMYLVAIIDWYSRYVVSWELSNTLDADFCIHALGRALEQGEPDIFNTDQGCQFTSNDFLAPLQEREIRISMDGKGRALDNIFVERLWRSVKHEWLYTHEFQTVPELYTGLDEYFEFYNTERLHQSLSYKTPKAIHFA
- a CDS encoding IS1 family transposase (programmed frameshift), translating into MSVHNKPEWVFTGGRNMQLQRFYCRACSKSFQKDFIYKANLPGTHERIIEMAMNGSGVRDTGRVLGVSPTTVNQPLKKLSPKQVTDLPFENAKVQLLCQMDEQWSFVGSKKNQRWLFYAWEPRFKRVIAHAFGRRVASTLKKLLQLLKPYSFSYFCTDDWKPYKRYLPEGIHVASKRFTQGIERNNLTLRIRLKRLARRTICFSRSEELHDKVIGEFISRNYYQRI
- a CDS encoding glycoside hydrolase family 172 protein, with amino-acid sequence MTTNHPSGFDGLNMSLSNLSLLSDARSRSITAENPTGEPGKGGMGTTGFAERQASELGEGWKVNPAINIKPGETAVIADIKDMGNIQSMWITGMVSRELIIRIYWDNQELPSVEVPFPDFFAYGWCDNIDELVGGPFQPLVSLPVSVLPKNAFNCFWSMPFRERCYMTIENIGEFERCLYYQINYQLTDIPENCAYFHASFRRTNPVPFKGVHTIIDGIEGEGHYIGTAMCVGLNGAGGWWGEGEVKFYIDEDDDYPTICGTGTEDYFLGAFNWEVDDKYAAYNSPYGGMAQVIEPDSLYKSQPRFSMYRWHIQDPIRFKSKLKVTVQDLGWKNFNAKKFDHVPDRKYLPRQDDIATVSFWYQTLPTAKLKPLPDWDGLQAH
- a CDS encoding ATP-binding protein; translated protein: MINQTMTRLHSLRLSGMAEALSLQQEQPGTYEGLSFEERLALLVDQEDADRSNKRLARLLKVARFKLSATLEDIDYEQPRGITKSQMATLVTCDWLRRKQNLLITGPCGTGKSWLSCAFGHSACMRGLSVRYFRTSRLLEAMTIAHGDGSYSKQLKQLAKVDLLILDDWGLEPLSLWWTPLSRQ
- the istA gene encoding IS21 family transposase, producing MRKIREILRLRHNCGLSTRQISASVRVSTGAVSKYLTLFEKSGLPWPLPDAMDDSALINRLSPETPNRKQQGFIEPDWAEMHSSLKHKGMTKQLLWEEYCEVYPHNAYSHTQFCHRYNEWCKKQKRSMRQQHKAGEKLFVDYAGLTVPVVSKETGESALAQIFVAVLGASNYTFAEATWTQGSVDFIGSQVRAFQFFGGVPEMLVPDNLRSAVTKACRYDPEINRSYQHMAEHFGCSVLPARPYKPKDKAKAEVGVQLVERWVLMRLRHTTFFSLSELNWEIRRLLEDLNNRPFKQLPGCRRSQFDELDKPALSPLPRQPYEHLEFKMARVNIDYHVQFSGHYYSVPHQLVREQVEIRGSHHTVQIFYKGKSVTSHVRQYAAGSFTTKPEHMPKRHQKQQQWTPGRLLQWAQKLGPDVLMFTRQLLDGKQHQEQAYRACLGLLNLEREYGHQRLNAACDRAIKTGGRRVASVKSILQSGLDKVPIELPQENDNERVTRSHENIRGAGFFQ
- a CDS encoding MFS transporter; its protein translation is MEQTLSAGQTSAAGYKPVVSLKEKIGYSLGDTAGNFVYQSVLLLLGFYYTEIYGLSAATVAGIFLFVRIVDAITDPLMGALVDRTETRWGKYRPYLLILCVPYAIASVLVFTVPDMGAQAKVIYAYVTYSVLMVLFTATNIPYGAMTGVMTSNPEERASINATRFMFATGGGLVITSIVLPMTEILGDSPADGYRYAMMIMAVLSVVLFLICFSTTKERVKPVKTEKTSILSDLSLIWKNDQFRWLSLATFVMVTTQTIKNTTQMFYITMYVENAAAMVSLFMSLWMVGGMIGAQMATKVLERMCKKQAYIALLFACAAMSAVSYIAGNNNIAVIMAIQFFVGFFNQMIAPIWFTFTADATDYGEVKFRRRIDGLAVSFTIFSLKVGLSVGGAIAMGLLGSYGYMSGGVEQTPEAINGILTVFSLVPAIGFMLTALVVSQFKMNSQTIAETADKLKQIRAMEA
- a CDS encoding carbohydrate porin, with protein sequence MKKTLLAIAVMSASTMAVAEWTPIEDYKGWTSPDGNFFIGGDMEINFDVFSNKNGVNGTTLPTRDNRGLTNTQIGDDSRFLLRTDWRNTRDDGSFVTARADSLLKTNGQLEMDDTYFAFGVQDSWMFQIGRYEAMDLFPLGKDVAVFYAAGSDGIGQGVYYYMAKEARGRSGKAGQARIATKMSNWTAEVSTVYGDTLEVLSGSDIYLDDKNRITSKNNSFMVRPVINYLSDTGFLSVSFGGEAELNNDSVTIADSNNNRRYDLANRYGLAATATLNFGDLIWHNSFAHQDAKELWKAETFNSNIEYGRFGLGGSFAKNKHIDKGKEDTKSYVLYTAYTVPVLNFDNAEVTFALSHSKTDNAYGVKNNDEETTAFRTRFNYYF